Proteins from one Pygocentrus nattereri isolate fPygNat1 chromosome 16, fPygNat1.pri, whole genome shotgun sequence genomic window:
- the nhp2 gene encoding H/ACA ribonucleoprotein complex subunit 2-like protein, whose product MTKIKKEKTATDEEAGAPEKSYQDLVANINPIANPLASRKLSKKLYKCVKKAAKLKQIRRGVKEVQKFINKGETGIVVLAGDTLPIDVYCHLPVMCEDRNLPYAFIPSKVDLGSSAGSKRPTCVIMIKPHDEYKEAYDECMEEVCALPKPI is encoded by the exons ATGAcgaagataaagaaagagaagactGCTACTGACGAAGAGGCAGGAGCTCCAGAGAAATCCTACCAGGATTTGGTAGCTAACATCAATCCTATTGCTAACCCATTAGCCTCGCGAAAGTTAAGCAAGAAGCTCTACAAATGCGTGAAAAAAG CTGCCAAGCTAAAACAGATTCGCCGGGGTGTAAAAGAAGTACAGAAGTTCATAAACAAAGGAGAGACCGG GATTGTGGTACTTGCTGGAGACACACTTCCAATTGATGTATACTGCCACTTACCAGTCATGTGTGAGGACAGAAACTTGCCCTATGCTTTCATTCCTTCAAAAGTG GATTTGGGGTCCTCAGCTGGTTCAAAGCGGCCGACGTGTGTGATAATGATCAAACCCCATGATGAATACAAGGAAGCTTATGATGAGTGTATGGAAGAAGTCTGTGCGCTTCCAAAACCCATCTAA